From the genome of Pseudomonas sp. AB6, one region includes:
- a CDS encoding MFS transporter, translating to MSAQPIKIDDLPIGRFHIKIAGLTFGAHFTDGYILGLIGIAFTLLSPQMHLDAFWQGLIGASALIGLFLGSLFFGWISDRVGRQKIFLVSFVLITIASMMQFYAETAMQLFLCRVLIGIGLGGDFSVGHAMLAEFSPKKHRGVLLGSFSVIWTFGYVAATFVGTAMLHLGDDAWRWMLASSAIPAAFILIARIGTPESPRWLVNQGRVAEARAIVKKHLGDNVELDESRSTETRSGYAVLFSREYRKRTAFNCLFFVCIVMPYFAIYTFLPSILQKMGLAEGFGTELMLNMLLILGALIGIWCTVKFSRRGFLINSFIILAVALFLLAALPGSAAFLMVLVFGVFTLVLSAVSNLVGVFPAESFPTEVRASGIGLATAVSRLGSAVSTFLLPVSVAGIGLSPTMGILATILALGAIISWAWAPETKSLTLSQACKAQSPVESGATATTKVAAPV from the coding sequence GCGCGCACTTCACCGACGGCTACATTCTCGGCCTGATCGGTATCGCTTTCACCCTGCTCAGCCCGCAGATGCACCTCGATGCATTCTGGCAAGGCTTGATTGGCGCCTCGGCACTGATTGGCTTGTTCCTCGGCAGCCTGTTCTTCGGCTGGATCTCCGACAGGGTCGGCCGACAGAAAATCTTCCTCGTCAGTTTTGTGCTGATCACCATTGCCTCGATGATGCAGTTCTACGCTGAAACTGCGATGCAACTGTTTCTCTGCCGGGTGCTGATCGGCATCGGACTGGGCGGCGACTTCAGCGTCGGCCACGCAATGCTCGCCGAGTTCTCGCCAAAAAAACATCGGGGTGTGTTGCTCGGTTCATTCAGCGTTATCTGGACTTTCGGCTATGTCGCGGCGACCTTCGTCGGCACTGCGATGCTCCACCTCGGCGATGACGCCTGGCGCTGGATGCTGGCCTCTTCAGCCATCCCGGCAGCGTTCATCCTGATCGCGCGGATTGGCACGCCCGAGTCACCGCGCTGGTTGGTTAATCAGGGGCGGGTCGCCGAAGCACGGGCGATCGTCAAAAAACACCTGGGCGATAACGTCGAACTCGACGAAAGCCGCTCCACTGAAACCCGTTCCGGCTACGCGGTGCTGTTCAGCCGCGAATACCGCAAGCGCACGGCGTTCAACTGCCTGTTCTTCGTTTGCATCGTGATGCCGTACTTTGCGATCTACACGTTCCTGCCGTCGATTCTGCAGAAGATGGGCTTGGCCGAGGGCTTTGGCACCGAGCTGATGCTGAATATGCTGCTGATCCTCGGCGCGTTGATCGGGATCTGGTGCACGGTGAAATTCTCGCGCCGGGGCTTCCTGATCAACTCGTTCATCATCCTCGCGGTGGCGTTGTTCTTGTTGGCGGCGTTGCCGGGCAGTGCGGCGTTTCTGATGGTGCTGGTGTTCGGCGTGTTCACGCTGGTGCTGTCGGCGGTGAGCAACCTGGTGGGCGTGTTCCCGGCCGAGAGTTTCCCGACCGAAGTGCGGGCCAGCGGGATAGGACTGGCAACAGCAGTGAGTCGCCTGGGCTCGGCGGTCAGCACCTTTCTGTTGCCGGTGAGCGTGGCCGGGATTGGCTTGAGTCCGACCATGGGCATCCTGGCGACGATTCTCGCACTGGGCGCGATCATTTCCTGGGCCTGGGCGCCGGAGACCAAATCCCTGACGCTGAGCCAGGCGTGCAAGGCGCAGAGCCCGGTGGAGAGCGGTGCGACAGCCACAACAAAGGTTGCAGCCCCAGTCTAA
- a CDS encoding LysR substrate-binding domain-containing protein, which yields MRQLPSLNMLRVFEEVARHRSFSQAALGLNVTQGAVSRQIKQLEDYLGVTLFIRTPRGLSLTETGLALSPQLSDAFDHVERALQAVRVPNLRQHLRIVAPPTWATRWLSAHLRTFCQRYPDISLSVTHQNGYDSLAEIDCHIRFGLDAANHCSSQLLVMERHMAVASPELFVNGQPPDLRQFPLLHILHNGKRLKVWENWLAVMGREDVEAGQGLEFSTLDQVIHTALAGGGLAVIDRQMIEKELANGSLLPITAVEVLGPYGYWLDVANDKQELSKVRLFTQWLGLVGKP from the coding sequence ATGCGTCAACTGCCTTCGCTCAACATGCTGCGCGTCTTTGAAGAAGTCGCACGGCATCGCAGTTTCAGCCAGGCGGCTTTGGGGTTGAACGTCACCCAAGGCGCGGTCAGCCGTCAGATCAAGCAGCTTGAGGATTATCTCGGTGTGACGCTATTCATCCGCACACCCCGAGGCCTGTCGCTGACCGAAACCGGCCTCGCCCTCTCCCCGCAATTGAGCGATGCGTTCGACCACGTCGAACGCGCCCTGCAAGCGGTGCGTGTGCCCAACCTGCGCCAACACCTGCGCATCGTCGCACCACCGACTTGGGCCACGCGCTGGTTGTCGGCGCACCTGCGCACATTCTGCCAACGCTACCCGGACATCAGCCTCAGCGTGACCCATCAGAACGGCTACGACAGCCTCGCGGAAATCGACTGCCACATTCGTTTCGGCCTCGATGCGGCCAACCATTGCAGCAGTCAGTTGCTGGTGATGGAACGGCACATGGCGGTGGCCAGCCCGGAGTTGTTCGTCAACGGCCAGCCGCCAGATCTGCGACAGTTCCCGCTGCTGCACATCCTGCATAACGGCAAGCGCTTGAAGGTGTGGGAGAACTGGTTGGCGGTGATGGGCCGCGAAGATGTAGAGGCCGGGCAAGGGCTGGAATTCAGCACGCTGGACCAAGTGATTCACACGGCACTGGCCGGTGGTGGATTGGCGGTGATTGACCGGCAGATGATTGAAAAGGAGTTGGCGAATGGCAGCCTGTTGCCGATCACTGCGGTGGAAGTGCTCGGGCCTTATGGGTATTGGCTGGATGTGGCGAATGATAAGCAGGAATTGTCGAAGGTGCGGTTGTTTACGCAGTGGTTGGGGTTGGTCGGTAAGCCGTGA